In Oncorhynchus kisutch isolate 150728-3 linkage group LG5, Okis_V2, whole genome shotgun sequence, a genomic segment contains:
- the LOC109891620 gene encoding cytokine-inducible SH2-containing protein-like: MKVQSDTEYSGGRFRLDSSSPGPPHLLSFPDVCSLVQHYVGSGQTQQGKRVESEGPSKPNAKPSPSQPSAKDNAVLLKLMRPLPQAFPSLQHLTHLTINCQIDCIDQLPLPRPLVHYLQDYPFQV, translated from the exons ATGAAGGTTCAATCAGATACAG AGTACAGTGGGGGTCGCTTCCGGCTGGATTCCAGCTCCCCAGGCCCCCCTCACTTGCTGTCCTTCCCTGATGTCTGCAGCCTGGTGCAACACTACGTTGGCTCAGGCCAGACACAACAGGGCAAGAGAGTGGAGTCAGAGGGCCCTTCAAAACCTAATGCCAAACCCAGCCCTTCGCAGCCCTCAGCGAAGGACAATGCAGTACTGCTCAAGCTGATGCGTCCCCTGCCACAGgccttcccctctctccagcacctcacacacctcaccaTCAACTGCCAAATCGACTGCATTGACCAGCTGCCCCTGCCACGCCCACTGGTGCACTACCTGCAGGACTACCCTTTCCAGGTATGA